The genome window ATGGGAGCAAAGCCTACACCTGCCAATGTTTCCTGAAGCGTTTGTTCATCAACAAAGCTGATGTCTTTGTCAATCTTAGCGAATGTGTGTTCAGCTTCTTCTCTCGGCGTTCCCAACCGCGCAAAATGCGTTTGCCATATGGAAGTAAGAAAGTCAAATTCACTCGTTGTACGATACAAGTCAGCAAAGACAAAAGGAGCTTGTGGACAAAGTAGGTCTGCTATAGCTCTGAAAAACTGGCGCTTATGCGCTTGCTCAGTAATAAAATGTGCGACAAAAATAGAGGTTGCTGCATCATAAAATGTTTTGTTCGAAAGCTCCTCAATTCTACTGCAGACGAAGTTGGCTCGCTGGCTTAACCCCGCTTGGCTGATGTTTGCACTGCAACGGGTGAGCATTTCTTCTGAGGGGTCAACTGCTGTGAAGGACCATTCTGGTTCAACTTGGCTCAGCTTGATAATCTCGGCTCCGGTACCTGCTCCAATGATTAGGATTTTTGCATTCGGTTTAATAAGGGTGCGCTTCAGCAAAGAAGCAATGAGATCATGAAGAACATCGTACCCAGGGGCTAAACGTCTGATTCGTTCGTCATAAGCTTCTGCACGTTTCTGATC of Bacteroidota bacterium contains these proteins:
- a CDS encoding class I SAM-dependent methyltransferase; amino-acid sequence: MTRKQPFDQKRAEAYDERIRRLAPGYDVLHDLIASLLKRTLIKPNAKILIIGAGTGAEIIKLSQVEPEWSFTAVDPSEEMLTRCSANISQAGLSQRANFVCSRIEELSNKTFYDAATSIFVAHFITEQAHKRQFFRAIADLLCPQAPFVFADLYRTTSEFDFLTSIWQTHFARLGTPREEAEHTFAKIDKDISFVDEQTLQETLAGVGFAP